In Devosia beringensis, a single window of DNA contains:
- a CDS encoding DUF885 family protein, with the protein MTVYDSGIVEEFLSHYWRFHPVDATFMGSKQFDAMLPPAGADTLAQELAGISRLQARLVDSDEPASLGDRLDRRLMLAELGMQKTAAQTRPRLHNPAWYSGEAAFSIISLLLPQSMPVRHDGLIARLDGMAAFLGDAVARLNDVAVPKGWATRAQKEAVAMAGFLRTDIGLHEEFVDDWAGPARRAANAFDTFAAALDDLPDADPACGEAYLTQLMAQIHGLPMSPREAVAQAEAAYARMGDELVAMAEAIDPDKSWTQIIAELADTHPADPEAAFDSYLDWDVQAVAQGAALVTPAQEYDLDYRWMAPCFRKISQPLYFLFYRSPPALNAGAGSVYWVTPPGDDDAAFLRANNTATVKTIHSVHHGSIGHHTQNTRARAAQSRLARLAGTDCALGLAFLGAGTLIEGWACYVEDLLMEAPGFYTPAEILLLKQYERRNAASVLVDIKLHLGDWSLEQAMDFYREAGFAPARVEGEVVRNSMLPGSRLMYWLGVEGIKALRQRWKGDTRSFHDALLSYGHVSLAWIGDEMARAGQLT; encoded by the coding sequence ATGACGGTCTATGATTCTGGAATTGTTGAGGAATTTCTGAGTCACTACTGGCGCTTCCATCCGGTCGACGCCACCTTCATGGGTTCCAAGCAGTTTGACGCCATGCTGCCACCGGCCGGCGCCGATACGCTGGCGCAAGAGCTGGCCGGCATTTCCCGGCTGCAGGCGCGGCTGGTCGATAGCGACGAGCCGGCCAGCTTGGGTGATCGGCTCGATCGCCGCCTGATGCTGGCCGAACTGGGCATGCAGAAGACGGCAGCGCAGACGCGGCCGCGCCTGCACAACCCCGCCTGGTATTCGGGCGAGGCGGCGTTTTCGATCATTTCGCTGCTGCTGCCGCAATCCATGCCGGTGCGGCATGACGGGCTGATCGCGCGGCTCGATGGCATGGCAGCGTTTTTGGGCGACGCCGTCGCGCGTCTGAACGACGTGGCTGTGCCCAAGGGCTGGGCGACGCGCGCGCAGAAGGAAGCTGTGGCCATGGCCGGCTTCCTGCGCACCGATATCGGCCTGCATGAGGAATTCGTCGATGACTGGGCCGGGCCTGCCCGCCGGGCGGCCAATGCCTTTGACACCTTTGCCGCCGCGCTCGACGATCTGCCCGATGCGGATCCGGCCTGTGGCGAGGCCTATCTGACGCAATTGATGGCCCAGATCCATGGCCTGCCCATGAGCCCGCGCGAAGCGGTGGCCCAGGCCGAGGCCGCCTATGCCCGCATGGGCGACGAGCTGGTGGCGATGGCCGAGGCGATCGATCCGGACAAGAGCTGGACCCAGATCATCGCCGAGCTTGCCGACACCCACCCCGCCGATCCGGAAGCCGCCTTCGACTCCTATCTCGACTGGGATGTGCAGGCGGTGGCCCAGGGCGCAGCGCTGGTCACCCCGGCACAGGAATATGACCTGGACTATCGCTGGATGGCCCCCTGCTTTCGCAAGATCAGCCAGCCGCTCTACTTCCTGTTCTACCGCTCGCCGCCGGCGCTCAATGCCGGGGCCGGCAGCGTCTACTGGGTCACGCCGCCCGGCGACGATGACGCCGCCTTTCTGCGCGCCAACAATACCGCCACGGTCAAGACCATCCATTCGGTGCATCACGGCAGCATCGGCCACCACACGCAGAATACCCGCGCCCGGGCGGCCCAGTCGCGGCTGGCCCGGCTGGCCGGCACCGACTGCGCCCTGGGCCTGGCCTTTTTGGGCGCCGGCACGCTGATCGAAGGCTGGGCCTGCTATGTCGAGGATCTGCTGATGGAAGCGCCCGGGTTCTACACCCCGGCCGAGATCCTGCTGCTCAAGCAATATGAGCGGCGCAATGCGGCCAGCGTACTGGTGGATATCAAACTGCATCTGGGCGACTGGAGCTTGGAGCAGGCGATGGATTTCTATCGCGAGGCCGGTTTTGCCCCGGCGCGCGTCGAGGGCGAAGTGGTGCGCAATTCCATGCTGCCGGGCTCGCGGCTGATGTATTGGCTCGGCGTCGAGGGCATCAAGGCGCTGCGTCAACGCTGGAAGGGCGATACGCGCAGCTTCCACGATGCCCTGCTCAGCTATGGCCACGTGTCGCTGGCCTGGATCGGCGATGAGATGGCGCGCGCGGGGCAGTTGACCTGA
- a CDS encoding Gfo/Idh/MocA family protein, which yields MSASTTQSKLGVGLIGAHTWADKAHLPGYKAHERVELMAICDLDPDRAKAMGEKYGVKKVYTDPEKLIADPDVQMVDVCTPTHTHLPLSLLAIAAGKHVLSEKPLHTEAAPAFDAAARADAMGVRTKLGFTFRYSPAIRQIKKWIDDGTLGEVFHIHGFEQNSQWLDPQEPLRQITPGVDRNSLIPASIVGYGSHLIDLMRWLGGDFGSVASTMKNFIPERIVRGEVGLQKIKVEDGAVALVEYQSGAQGLLQTSYVAVGNYPGVEIRVYGSKGAAVARLISEFGTAETLKIAKAEAVEFIPYEVGADALPPGTTLNTPWPELYYRNLVRHFVDEILEDRPQECTFYDGAKSQEIVDAIIQAHFERRWVDLPGIRA from the coding sequence ATGAGTGCTTCGACCACCCAGAGCAAACTCGGCGTCGGCCTGATCGGCGCCCATACCTGGGCCGACAAGGCCCATCTCCCCGGCTACAAGGCCCATGAACGCGTCGAGCTGATGGCGATCTGCGACCTCGATCCCGACCGCGCCAAGGCCATGGGCGAGAAATACGGGGTCAAAAAGGTCTATACCGACCCCGAAAAGCTGATCGCCGACCCCGACGTGCAGATGGTCGATGTCTGCACGCCCACCCATACCCACCTGCCGCTGAGCCTGCTGGCCATCGCGGCGGGCAAGCATGTGCTGAGCGAAAAGCCGCTCCATACTGAAGCCGCGCCGGCCTTCGATGCCGCCGCCCGGGCCGATGCCATGGGCGTGCGCACCAAGCTGGGCTTCACCTTCCGCTATTCGCCGGCCATTCGCCAGATCAAGAAATGGATCGATGACGGCACGCTGGGCGAGGTGTTCCATATCCATGGCTTCGAGCAGAACAGCCAGTGGCTCGATCCGCAGGAGCCCTTGCGCCAGATCACGCCGGGCGTCGATCGCAACAGCCTGATCCCCGCCTCCATTGTTGGCTATGGCAGCCACCTGATCGACCTGATGCGCTGGCTGGGCGGTGACTTCGGCTCGGTTGCCTCGACCATGAAGAACTTCATCCCCGAGCGCATCGTGCGCGGCGAAGTCGGCCTGCAAAAGATCAAGGTCGAAGACGGGGCCGTGGCCCTGGTCGAGTATCAGAGCGGCGCGCAGGGGCTCCTGCAGACGTCCTATGTCGCGGTCGGCAATTATCCCGGCGTCGAAATCCGCGTCTATGGCTCCAAGGGAGCTGCGGTCGCACGGCTGATCTCGGAATTCGGCACGGCGGAAACGCTCAAGATCGCCAAGGCCGAGGCCGTCGAGTTCATTCCCTATGAGGTCGGGGCCGATGCCCTGCCACCCGGCACCACGCTCAACACCCCCTGGCCCGAGCTCTATTACCGCAACCTGGTGCGCCATTTCGTTGACGAAATCCTCGAGGACCGGCCGCAGGAATGCACCTTCTACGACGGCGCCAAGAGCCAGGAAATCGTCGATGCGATCATCCAGGCGCATTTCGAACGGCGCTGGGTCGACCTGCCGGGCATCCGCGCATGA
- a CDS encoding ketopantoate reductase family protein, with amino-acid sequence MKFTIIGSGAIGGLAGAYMTKAGHDVTLVDRWAEHVDALNANGMTIDGVRGDLNVKVKAAMPDQLAGDLGVVLIATKSQHTIEALKQIIPLLTADSVVVSYQNGFNEPDMVKTLNEAGLPGDRIIMGSIPNYGGALVDPGYIEFVHEGPIQLGELSGEMTPRLKEIGDALSALTEVQYSDRIWGQIWAKEVYSAQVVFSALADAKIRDTLGVEKYARTAGAVVKEALEIADANGIDIQAFDFFDPANYRVKTADDTKKLLANIDHAIWLLKKDQDNKPTHNFKKKGSGIWWDIVYRKRASETRAFAGKLIEFGKQAGADTRLNEKMVSMIYEIEDGKRALGFHNFDELAAYAAEIGKTLP; translated from the coding sequence ATGAAGTTCACCATCATCGGGTCGGGCGCCATTGGCGGCCTGGCCGGCGCCTATATGACCAAGGCCGGCCATGACGTGACCCTGGTCGATCGCTGGGCCGAACATGTCGACGCGCTCAACGCAAACGGCATGACCATCGATGGCGTGCGCGGCGACCTCAATGTCAAGGTCAAGGCAGCAATGCCGGACCAGCTTGCGGGTGATCTCGGCGTCGTGCTGATCGCCACCAAGAGCCAGCACACAATCGAAGCGCTCAAGCAGATCATTCCGCTGCTGACGGCAGACAGCGTCGTCGTGTCCTATCAGAACGGCTTCAACGAGCCCGATATGGTCAAGACCCTCAACGAAGCCGGCCTGCCGGGCGACCGCATCATCATGGGCTCGATCCCCAATTATGGCGGCGCCCTGGTCGATCCGGGCTATATCGAATTCGTGCATGAAGGCCCGATCCAGCTCGGCGAACTCAGCGGCGAGATGACGCCGCGGCTCAAGGAGATCGGCGACGCCCTCTCGGCGCTGACCGAAGTGCAGTATTCCGATCGCATCTGGGGCCAGATCTGGGCCAAGGAAGTCTATTCCGCCCAGGTGGTGTTCTCGGCTCTGGCCGATGCCAAGATCCGCGACACGCTGGGCGTAGAGAAATATGCGCGCACCGCCGGCGCCGTGGTCAAGGAAGCCCTCGAGATCGCCGACGCCAATGGCATCGACATCCAGGCTTTCGACTTTTTCGATCCGGCCAATTATCGCGTCAAGACGGCCGACGACACCAAGAAACTGCTGGCCAATATCGACCACGCCATCTGGCTGCTCAAGAAGGACCAGGACAACAAGCCGACCCACAACTTCAAGAAGAAGGGCTCCGGCATCTGGTGGGACATCGTCTACCGCAAGCGGGCCTCCGAGACGCGCGCCTTTGCCGGCAAGCTGATCGAATTCGGCAAGCAGGCGGGGGCCGATACGCGGCTCAACGAGAAGATGGTCTCCATGATCTACGAGATCGAGGACGGCAAGCGCGCGCTCGGCTTCCACAATTTTGATGAACTGGCAGCCTATGCCGCCGAAATCGGAAAGACCCTGCCATGA
- a CDS encoding VOC family protein produces MAFAIDDKEAARHFYGEVIGCKVGREAENWIDFDFFGHQISAHLNTDPKSTATSKVGNDMVPLHHFGAVLPWDTWNALIERLRAAKWPFVMEPKIRFAGEPGEQGTFFLKDPAGNAMEFKSFKTPDGLFEH; encoded by the coding sequence ATGGCATTCGCAATCGACGACAAGGAAGCGGCCCGTCATTTTTACGGTGAAGTCATCGGCTGCAAGGTGGGTCGCGAGGCCGAAAACTGGATCGATTTCGATTTCTTCGGTCATCAGATTTCCGCCCATCTCAACACTGACCCCAAGTCGACCGCCACCTCCAAGGTTGGCAATGACATGGTGCCGCTGCACCACTTCGGCGCCGTGCTGCCCTGGGACACCTGGAACGCCCTGATCGAGCGGCTGCGGGCCGCCAAGTGGCCGTTTGTCATGGAGCCCAAGATCCGCTTTGCCGGCGAGCCGGGCGAGCAGGGCACCTTTTTCCTCAAGGATCCGGCCGGCAACGCGATGGAGTTCAAATCCTTCAAGACCCCGGACGGCCTGTTCGAGCACTGA
- the gcvA gene encoding transcriptional regulator GcvA yields MRGRLLPSLNAIRTFEAVARYNSFTRAAEELNVTQSAASRLVRSLEEYLQVPLFTRQSRRIELTDQGRFYNALVRESLDLIEAGTVELISSKEGKGTLSIGMLPTFGTRWLLPRLPSFQQAHPEIALNIISSDGELDFTKERIDVAIRFGHGNWPDAIVDPLMGEEIIVVCCPSLMEGEHPITDYDSLRYHRLIRHSTRPNSWEHWFRSVGAHREDQQWGPSLEHFFMIIQAAIAGLGVALLPSFLVEDDIRAGNLVTPFNDRIAGPGAYYLVTSAAKSELPRVKIFRSWLLSQLA; encoded by the coding sequence ATGCGCGGACGCCTGCTTCCATCGCTCAACGCCATCCGCACTTTCGAGGCCGTGGCGCGCTATAACAGCTTTACCCGGGCCGCCGAGGAGCTGAACGTGACGCAGAGCGCGGCCAGCCGGCTGGTGCGCAGCCTTGAAGAATACCTGCAGGTGCCGCTGTTTACCCGGCAGAGCCGGCGTATCGAGCTGACCGACCAGGGGCGCTTCTACAATGCCCTGGTGCGCGAATCGCTCGATCTGATCGAGGCGGGAACGGTTGAGTTGATCTCATCCAAGGAGGGCAAGGGCACGCTGTCGATCGGCATGCTGCCCACCTTTGGCACGCGCTGGCTGCTGCCCCGCCTGCCCTCTTTCCAGCAAGCGCATCCGGAAATCGCGCTCAACATCATTTCGAGCGATGGCGAGCTCGATTTCACCAAGGAGCGCATCGATGTCGCCATCCGCTTCGGCCATGGCAACTGGCCGGACGCCATTGTCGATCCGCTGATGGGCGAGGAGATCATCGTGGTCTGCTGCCCCAGCCTGATGGAAGGCGAGCATCCGATCACCGATTATGACTCGCTGCGCTATCACCGGCTGATCCGCCATTCGACGCGACCCAATAGCTGGGAGCACTGGTTCCGCTCCGTCGGCGCCCATCGCGAGGACCAGCAATGGGGCCCCTCGCTGGAGCATTTCTTCATGATCATCCAGGCGGCCATTGCCGGCCTGGGCGTGGCGCTTCTGCCCAGTTTCCTCGTCGAGGACGACATCAGGGCGGGTAATCTGGTGACCCCGTTCAACGACCGCATTGCCGGGCCCGGCGCCTATTATCTGGTGACCTCCGCCGCCAAGAGCGAACTGCCGCGGGTCAAGATCTTCCGCAGCTGGCTGCTGAGCCAGCTGGCCTAG
- a CDS encoding DUF5054 domain-containing protein has product MTDKTIHLVFKTHLDIGFTDHAARVRRQYHDQFIPQAIATGEHFFNENPDEPAFVWTTGAWLIWDHLNAADSAGVRRLERAIERGLIVWHGLPFTTHTELMTPALFRAGLSYAQELDQRFGRQTIAAKMTDVPGHSLGMVPLMAEAGLKFLHLGVNTASPVPDVPPVFRWQAPGGEEIVVIYQGSYGATDFPAGGDIGLSFAHTNDNIGPQSVGQTIEARRHLAHEHPDATIRASTLDAFGAAMWARRESFPVVDREIGDSWIHGAASDPHKLARFRALSRLYDRFVPDLTPQRRAFGRGLTMVAEHTWGVDIKTYLRDDTAWDRDDFERVRATDYRFAYAEASWAEQRAYLDAAVEELDPDDRAAAAAVLAETAVPARAEGTAGATISSNGWSAAINADTGDIASLTAPDGRTLLGHDGSLLGYRHESYDWATLQTHLDSYLQHRIEWAILDHDKPGLADAKTAQSAVFAPAANGVGRDETAAFGTMPEQAHQLLGAPPAHELILRGIDASTVEITLVLHDKPANRMPEAGFLQLTPDHAQYWAIEKLGLWHAPGDIVRHGGGQLQAGTTLRFATPQARVTMDLLDAALMAPAGAPFMPFQPEPPDLSQGVRINLYNNKWGTNFPMWWQGSIAYRFVLHLVF; this is encoded by the coding sequence ATGACCGACAAGACCATCCACCTCGTCTTCAAGACCCATCTCGATATAGGCTTCACCGACCACGCCGCCCGCGTGCGGCGGCAATATCATGACCAGTTCATTCCCCAGGCCATCGCCACAGGCGAGCACTTCTTCAACGAGAATCCCGACGAGCCGGCCTTTGTCTGGACTACCGGCGCCTGGCTGATCTGGGACCATCTCAATGCGGCCGACAGCGCCGGGGTCAGGCGGCTGGAGCGCGCCATCGAACGCGGCCTCATCGTCTGGCACGGCCTGCCGTTCACTACCCATACCGAGCTCATGACGCCGGCGCTGTTTCGCGCTGGCCTGTCCTACGCCCAGGAGCTTGACCAGCGCTTCGGGCGGCAGACCATCGCCGCCAAGATGACGGATGTCCCCGGCCACAGCCTGGGCATGGTGCCGCTCATGGCCGAGGCCGGGCTCAAATTCCTCCACCTGGGCGTGAACACGGCCAGCCCGGTGCCCGACGTGCCGCCGGTCTTTCGCTGGCAGGCGCCCGGCGGGGAGGAGATCGTCGTCATATATCAGGGCTCCTATGGCGCCACCGACTTTCCCGCCGGCGGCGATATCGGGCTCAGCTTTGCCCATACCAATGACAATATCGGCCCGCAAAGCGTCGGCCAGACCATCGAGGCGCGGCGCCATCTGGCCCATGAACATCCCGACGCCACCATCCGGGCCTCGACCTTGGATGCCTTTGGCGCTGCGATGTGGGCCCGCCGGGAAAGCTTTCCCGTCGTGGACCGCGAGATCGGCGACAGCTGGATCCATGGCGCCGCCAGCGATCCGCACAAGCTGGCCCGATTCCGCGCCCTGTCGCGACTCTATGACCGCTTCGTGCCCGACCTGACGCCGCAACGCCGCGCCTTTGGCCGGGGCCTGACCATGGTCGCCGAGCATACCTGGGGCGTCGACATCAAGACCTATCTGCGCGACGACACGGCCTGGGATCGCGACGATTTCGAGCGCGTCCGCGCCACCGATTATCGCTTCGCCTATGCCGAAGCGAGCTGGGCGGAACAGCGCGCCTATCTCGATGCGGCAGTCGAGGAACTCGACCCGGACGACAGGGCGGCCGCAGCGGCGGTGCTGGCCGAGACGGCCGTACCGGCCCGCGCCGAGGGCACTGCCGGTGCAACAATCAGCAGTAATGGCTGGTCTGCCGCGATCAACGCCGACACCGGCGACATCGCGAGCCTGACCGCCCCGGACGGCCGGACGCTGCTGGGTCACGACGGCAGTCTCTTGGGCTATCGGCATGAAAGCTATGATTGGGCCACACTGCAGACCCATCTCGATTCCTATCTGCAGCACCGCATCGAATGGGCCATTCTCGACCACGACAAGCCCGGCCTGGCGGATGCCAAAACGGCGCAATCAGCGGTGTTTGCGCCAGCGGCCAACGGCGTCGGCAGGGACGAGACCGCCGCTTTCGGCACCATGCCGGAGCAGGCGCACCAGTTGCTGGGGGCGCCGCCCGCCCATGAACTAATCCTGCGCGGTATCGACGCCAGCACGGTCGAAATCACCCTGGTCCTGCATGACAAGCCGGCCAACCGGATGCCGGAAGCCGGCTTCCTGCAGTTGACACCCGATCATGCCCAATACTGGGCCATCGAGAAGCTGGGGCTCTGGCACGCGCCGGGCGATATCGTCCGCCACGGCGGTGGCCAGTTGCAGGCCGGCACCACCCTGCGGTTTGCCACGCCGCAGGCGCGGGTCACCATGGACCTGCTCGACGCGGCGCTCATGGCGCCAGCCGGCGCTCCCTTCATGCCGTTCCAGCCGGAGCCACCCGATCTCTCGCAGGGTGTGCGCATTAACCTCTACAACAACAAATGGGGCACCAACTTCCCGATGTGGTGGCAGGGCTCCATCGCCTATCGCTTTGTCCTGCACCTGGTGTTCTGA
- a CDS encoding formylglycine-generating enzyme family protein, which translates to MRGAPQDAIALRGGKSHVGTNAPVLPLDGEGPERAVTLADFALEATTVTNARFAQFVAATGYVTEAERFGWSAVFFNTPDRLRSAQLAGSALPWWHRVEGACWNQPEGPGSAIADRLDHPVVQVSWADANAFSDWVGGRLPSEAEWEHAARGGSQRQRFPWGDAEPTDAAIFCNIWQGQFPQHNLETDGFLRTAPARSFAPNALGFYNMAGNVWEWTRDPYRIRSNARTAKARNEQALAHADKVLKGGSFLCHVSYCYRYRIAARMALSPDSATSNTCFRIAYDGGTR; encoded by the coding sequence GTGCGCGGCGCACCGCAGGACGCCATCGCCCTGCGCGGTGGCAAGAGCCATGTCGGCACCAATGCGCCTGTGCTGCCGCTGGACGGGGAGGGCCCCGAGCGCGCCGTCACACTGGCCGATTTTGCGCTCGAAGCCACCACCGTGACCAATGCGCGCTTTGCCCAATTCGTCGCTGCCACCGGCTATGTCACCGAGGCCGAGCGCTTTGGCTGGTCAGCGGTCTTCTTCAACACACCCGACCGCCTGCGCAGCGCGCAGCTGGCGGGTTCGGCCCTGCCGTGGTGGCACCGGGTCGAAGGCGCCTGCTGGAACCAGCCCGAGGGCCCGGGTTCCGCCATTGCCGATCGCCTGGATCACCCCGTCGTGCAGGTGTCCTGGGCCGATGCAAATGCCTTTTCCGACTGGGTCGGCGGTCGCCTGCCCAGCGAGGCCGAATGGGAGCATGCCGCGCGCGGCGGCAGCCAGCGCCAGCGTTTCCCCTGGGGCGATGCCGAACCCACCGATGCGGCCATTTTCTGCAATATCTGGCAGGGCCAGTTCCCCCAGCACAACCTGGAGACCGACGGCTTCCTGCGCACCGCGCCGGCCCGCAGTTTCGCGCCCAATGCCCTGGGCTTTTACAACATGGCCGGCAATGTCTGGGAATGGACGCGCGACCCCTATCGCATCCGCTCCAATGCCCGGACGGCGAAAGCCCGCAATGAACAGGCGCTAGCCCATGCCGACAAGGTGCTCAAGGGCGGTTCCTTCCTGTGCCATGTCAGCTATTGCTACCGCTATCGCATCGCTGCCCGCATGGCCCTCAGTCCCGACAGCGCCACCAGCAATACCTGCTTCCGCATCGCTTATGATGGCGGCACCCGGTAA